From a single Francisella halioticida genomic region:
- a CDS encoding HigA family addiction module antitoxin, giving the protein MLIPSNRKPTHPGEILLHEFIEPLSITQTKLANHLGWTYARVNEIVNGKRGITADSALSLSETFGVTPDFWLNLQMLYDLYSAKQTHKHVAPLEVA; this is encoded by the coding sequence ATGCTTATACCATCAAATAGAAAACCAACACATCCAGGTGAAATATTACTACATGAATTTATTGAACCTCTATCAATAACACAAACAAAATTAGCAAATCATTTAGGTTGGACTTATGCAAGAGTTAATGAGATTGTAAATGGCAAAAGAGGAATAACAGCCGACAGTGCATTATCATTAAGTGAAACTTTTGGAGTAACACCTGACTTTTGGCTAAATTTACAAATGCTATATGATTTATATAGTGCGAAACAGACACACAAACATGTGGCACCATTAGAGGTAGCATAA
- a CDS encoding IS6 family transposase, protein MIDFTGRHFTKLLILQAVRWYLSYPLSYRHVEELMKERVIKVDHSTINRWVIKYSKELEIVFSNSFRKYGSYISWKMDETYLKLKGKDVYLYRAIDKHGDTLEFMVSEKRDEKAARKFFKKTIGKHGLPDKLNVDKSGANEAALLTINIFLFLLGIWLTYGIEIRQNKYLNNLIEQDHRSIKRLIRPMMGFKSWDSMDSTIAGYELVNMIKKSQHIYAENMTVWDQFYSIAG, encoded by the coding sequence ATGATAGATTTCACAGGTAGGCACTTTACCAAATTATTGATACTTCAAGCAGTCAGATGGTATTTATCATATCCATTGAGTTATAGGCATGTAGAAGAACTAATGAAAGAGCGAGTAATTAAGGTAGACCATAGCACTATCAATCGTTGGGTTATCAAATATTCTAAAGAATTAGAGATAGTCTTTAGTAATAGTTTTAGAAAATATGGTAGCTATATAAGCTGGAAGATGGATGAAACCTACCTTAAGCTTAAAGGTAAAGATGTTTATTTATACAGAGCTATAGATAAACACGGAGATACTTTAGAGTTTATGGTTAGTGAAAAAAGAGATGAAAAAGCTGCGCGTAAATTCTTTAAGAAAACTATTGGTAAACATGGTTTACCAGATAAATTAAATGTAGATAAATCAGGAGCCAATGAAGCTGCTTTATTAACTATCAATATCTTTCTATTCTTGCTTGGTATATGGTTAACCTATGGTATAGAGATTAGACAAAACAAATATCTAAATAATTTGATAGAGCAAGATCATAGAAGTATCAAAAGATTGATACGCCCCATGATGGGTTTTAAATCTTGGGATTCTATGGATTCTACTATAGCTGGTTATGAATTAGTAAATATGATTAAAAAAA
- a CDS encoding type II toxin-antitoxin system RelE/ParE family toxin has product MIINFASQSANDIYNGVSSKHARKIPNTIYKTAIRKLDMVNAAKVIEDLRIPPNNRLEQLKGNLKEYHSIRINDQYRVIFKWKDNNAYDVDIVDYH; this is encoded by the coding sequence ATGATAATAAATTTTGCAAGTCAATCAGCCAACGATATATATAATGGTGTCTCAAGTAAGCATGCTCGTAAAATACCAAATACAATATATAAAACAGCTATTAGAAAACTTGATATGGTTAATGCTGCCAAAGTTATAGAAGATTTAAGAATACCTCCTAATAATCGTTTAGAGCAATTAAAAGGCAATTTAAAAGAATATCACTCAATTAGAATAAACGACCAATATAGAGTGATATTTAAATGGAAAGATAACAATGCTTATGATGTTGATATAGTTGATTATCATTAA